ATGCCGCCGCTCATGCTCATCGGGTTCGCGATGGGCACGATCATGCCAGCGTCGATGCAGACGGCCACGCTCGGTGTCGACCGGGAGTTCGCTGGCGTCGCGTCGGCGATGGTCAACACGAGCCAGCAGGTTGGCGGGTCGGTGGGCACCGCACTGCTCAACACGCTCGCAGCGACCGCAGCGACCGACTACCTCCTCGAGCACGGGCCGCAGGCGGCCGGGGACGCGATGATCGCCAGCTACGCCGCGGCGTACTGGTGGGGTGCCGGCTTCTTCGCCGTCGGTGCCGTGGTGTCGGCACTGCTCTTCCGCCGCCGTAACCAGGGGCTCTCGCTCAGCCGCGAGATCCAGGAGGAGAACGCGGCAGAGCCTGTGCTCGCGCACTAGGAGTTTCGGCGCGGATGCGGTGCTTCGTGCACGTATCCGCTCCGCGCAGAGGGGCACCCGCTGTGCTCTCGCCCTGCCATACGGCCGGGTGGGCCCGCGGCGGGTGCCTCTCCGTCTTTGTGCTGAGATGCGCGCTCGTTGCGTGCGTATCCAGGCAGATATCGACGACGCCAGGCGAGCCGGTGCCCAGGGCACTCCGACGTTTGTGCTCGACGGGGAGGTGCTGCAGCTCCAGGAGGTCAGTGATCTCACGGATGCGCTGGACAGTGCGTGAGCAGGTGAGTAGGGACTAGAGGTCGACGAGACGCACCTTGCCGACAACCGGCGCATCCAGTTCGAGCCCCTCGGCATCGCGCACGGCCTTCTTGATGGGCAGGATGTAGGCGTCGTCGCTCGGGAAGATCGAGGTGCGCCACGTGGAGCCGCCGATGGTCGCCTCGACGCGCACCGAGCCGAAGCCGTGCGTGTAGTTCTCGGTGGCCGCCGCGATCTTGTCGGACGCGTCCTCGCTGAGGCTCACGAACGTCCACAGCTCGCGCCGCTTCTCCCAGCGCCACAGCGGATTCGAAAACGAGAACTCCATGCGTCTATGATCGCGCAACGAGCGGGTCGCAGCCAGCGCAGGAGCTAGTGCCCGCCGCCAGGCAGAACGTCGCGCATCCGCTGCAACCGGGTCTCGCTCTCGGCATTCAACCGATGACGTCGACGGATGCGCCCCTACCCTCGTACTTCTGGATCACGGCGTCGAGTGCCGCGACCGTCGAGGCGTCCCAGACGTGCGCCGCACTCAGATCGATGACCACTCGGCTCGGGTCGGCAGCGTAGTCGAACTGCGCGTACAGGTCGTTGGACGAGGCGAAGAACAGCTGCCCCGTGACGGCGTAGGAGGCGACGGCGCCGTCGTCCGAGAGGCTGCGGCGCACCTCAACGACGTGCGCGACGCGGCGCGCGAAGAGCAGCACCGCGCACAGCACGCCCGCGCCGACGCCGATCGCGAGGTTGTGGGTGGCGACCGTCGCGACGACCGTGACAAGCATGACCGCCGTCTCGCTCAACGGCATCCCGCGCAGCGTCGACGGTCGAATCGAATGCCAGTCGAACGTCGCCCAGCAGACGAAGATCATGACCGCCACCAGCGCCGCCATCGGGATGAGCGCGACGACGTCGCCGAGTAGTACGACGAGGAGCAGCAGGAAGACTCCGGCGAGGAACGTGGAGATGCGCGTGCGTGCCCCGGACGCCTTCACGTTGATCATCGTCTGACCGAATCATCGCGCATCCGCCCATGCCGCCGAAGAACGCCGTGATGACGTTCGCCGCCCCCTGGCCCCACGCCTCGCGGGTCTTGCTGGAGCGCGTGTCGGTGATGTCGTCGACGAGCTTCGCCGTCATGAGCGACTCGAGCAGGCCGACAAACGCCATGGCGAGCGCAAACGGGAACACGAGCTGCAGCGTCTCGAAGGTGAGCGGCACATCCGGGATGAAGAACCCGGGGAGCGTGCTCGGCAGCTCGCCCTTGTCGCCCACCGTCGGGACGCTGATCGACGCGAGCACGGTGATGAGGTGTGAGCACGACGATCGCCACGAGCGGCGCCGGCACGACCGTCGTCAGTCGGGGAAGCCCGAACACGATGAGCAGAGCCAGACCGGTCAGCGGATACACGAGCCACGGCACCCCGAGCAGCTCAGGCACCTGCGCGAGGAACACGAGGATCGCGAGCGCATTCACGAAGCCAACCATCACCTGGCGCGGGATGTACCGCATGAGCTTCGCCACCCCGAGTACGGCAAGCAGCACCTGCAGGACCCCGGCCAAGAGCACCGCGGCTATCAGGTAGTCGAGACCGTGCGAGGCCATGAGCGGCGCGATCACGAGGGCGACGGCACCCGTGGCCGCGGAGATCATGGCCGGCCGGCCCCCCAGGATCGCGATCGAGACCGCCATCGTTGAACGAGGCAAAGAGGCCAACCCGCGGGTCGACACCCGCGATCACCGAGAACGCGATCGCCTCAGGGATGAGGGCCAGCGCCACGACCAGGCCGCCGAGCACCTCCACCTTCAGGAGGCGAGGCGACCGAAGCGTGAACAGCACCGACTGCCGCTGCTCGGGCGAAATTGCCACGACAGCGGGCACCGGCGCGGATGCGGGAGAGGAAGGCACTGCGGAGTCCAGTCTCGAGACGATGGTGGGGAGACGCCTGGGCCACCGCGCGCGAGCGCAGACGCGGGAATCCAGGGCGGTAGTTGTGGTCGCTCAAACGGCGAAATGACGACCACAAGACCGCTGTGGACGCCAGGGCTGGGGCCTGGGCGGGGAGTCGTCAGCTAGCTCAGCACCGCCTCGAAGCGTCGGCGCGCGGAACGCCGCGCGCCGACGCGCGGGAACGCAGCTAGGCGCCGACTCCGAGGCGCTCGAAGAGCTCCGCGTACCGCGCCTGCGTGCGCTCGATGACCTCGGCGGGAAGGACGGGCGGCTCGCCCTGCTTGTCCCAGTTCGCGGAGAGCAGTCGCGCACGATCTGCTTGTCGAACGACGACAGGCGCTGCTTCAGGGGAAGACTCGTGTCGGCGTACAGCTTCGCGTCCCAGTACCGCGAAGAGTCGC
The window above is part of the Arthrobacter methylotrophus genome. Proteins encoded here:
- a CDS encoding DUF1905 domain-containing protein codes for the protein MEFSFSNPLWRWEKRRELWTFVSLSEDASDKIAAATENYTHGFGSVRVEATIGGSTWRTSIFPSDDAYILPIKKAVRDAEGLELDAPVVGKVRLVDL
- a CDS encoding DsbA family protein, coding for MRIQADIDDARRAGAQGTPTFVLDGEVLQLQEVSDLTDALDSA